In Rhodospirillum rubrum ATCC 11170, a genomic segment contains:
- a CDS encoding PP2C family protein-serine/threonine phosphatase, with protein MNDALVMILTRALRKMPLGRRLMLTMAIYALAVLVIVVSGWRLVTLVEDYRSTTEVLDLRMREITAVRDTSSRFLTVITAYADTRDPAIGDDVAFKYGQIGRAAEAVSLKEDDIEAVLGGLETVLKDSMGNFEDLRALNQRAGQTYHHLGRLAGEVSGLMAFAQSRMAQAGGSPDPLIARFDQVTALIDEFHIFQRRATGKEAESTLAAFRDALESASRSRPTEAERLALSLADDRLGQISHELTTLLRLSDSWVGQSRFLVFVNLEKVTAAIDALDTLGKVREHQLRADLQDKTRATLIFVGSLAGVVLVLGFLANALVIQSIRRPILALNEVMQNLAGGTLDRAVEGQEAADEIGAMARTLEIFKLNTRRMNELEVEKREILRRENEEIAQSLAQLDEAHREISALNTRLNSENLRLGAELDVSRRIQQMLLPRDEELSEITALDIAAFMESADEVGGDYYDIMKHEGGVRIGIGDVTGHGLESGVVMLLTQSAVRTLTTDGRGDRASLVDVLNRSLAGNMRRMGSGKNLTFALIDYQPRPEGGGAMRVIGQHESLIVIRTDGRVEELDTLMLGMPLGLVDDMRTYLDEAALSLEPGDMVVLYTDGITEAADTGDRLYGMDRLKATCLAHRTETSGAIKDAVIADVRAHIGERAVLDDLTLIVIKQR; from the coding sequence GTGAACGATGCGCTTGTCATGATCCTGACCCGCGCTCTGCGCAAGATGCCCTTGGGGCGGCGTCTCATGCTGACCATGGCCATCTATGCCCTGGCCGTTCTGGTGATCGTCGTTTCGGGATGGCGGCTGGTCACGCTGGTGGAAGACTACCGCAGCACCACCGAGGTTCTCGACCTGCGCATGCGCGAAATCACCGCGGTGCGCGATACCTCCTCGCGCTTTCTGACGGTGATCACCGCCTATGCCGATACCCGCGATCCGGCGATCGGCGATGACGTGGCCTTCAAATATGGCCAGATCGGCCGTGCCGCCGAGGCGGTATCGCTCAAGGAGGACGATATCGAGGCCGTCCTCGGCGGGCTCGAGACCGTGCTCAAAGACTCCATGGGGAATTTCGAGGACCTGCGCGCGCTCAACCAGCGGGCCGGGCAGACCTATCATCACCTTGGCCGGCTGGCCGGCGAGGTCTCGGGCCTGATGGCCTTCGCCCAAAGCCGCATGGCGCAAGCCGGCGGATCGCCCGACCCCTTGATCGCCCGCTTCGATCAGGTCACCGCGCTGATCGACGAATTCCACATATTCCAGCGGCGCGCCACCGGCAAAGAAGCCGAAAGCACCCTGGCCGCCTTCCGCGACGCGCTCGAAAGCGCCAGCCGGTCGCGCCCGACCGAGGCCGAACGTCTGGCCTTGAGCCTCGCCGATGATCGCCTGGGGCAGATCAGCCACGAGTTAACCACCCTGCTGCGCCTGTCGGACTCCTGGGTCGGCCAATCGCGCTTCCTGGTCTTCGTCAACCTTGAGAAAGTCACTGCCGCCATCGATGCCCTCGACACCCTGGGCAAGGTCCGGGAGCATCAACTGCGCGCCGATCTTCAAGACAAGACGCGCGCCACCTTGATCTTCGTCGGCTCGCTGGCCGGGGTGGTACTGGTGCTTGGCTTCCTGGCCAACGCCCTAGTGATTCAAAGCATCCGCCGGCCGATCCTGGCGCTGAACGAGGTGATGCAGAACCTTGCCGGCGGCACCCTCGACCGCGCCGTCGAAGGCCAGGAGGCCGCCGACGAGATCGGGGCGATGGCCCGCACCCTGGAGATCTTCAAGCTCAATACCCGGCGAATGAACGAGCTGGAGGTTGAAAAGCGCGAAATCCTGCGCCGGGAAAACGAGGAAATCGCCCAGTCGCTGGCCCAGCTTGACGAGGCGCACCGGGAAATCAGCGCGCTCAACACCCGCTTGAACTCGGAAAACCTGCGCCTGGGCGCCGAACTGGACGTGTCGCGCCGCATTCAGCAGATGCTTTTGCCGCGCGACGAGGAATTGAGCGAGATCACCGCGCTCGATATCGCCGCCTTCATGGAATCGGCCGACGAGGTCGGCGGCGACTACTACGACATCATGAAACACGAGGGCGGCGTGCGCATCGGCATCGGCGATGTCACCGGCCATGGCCTGGAAAGCGGCGTCGTCATGCTGCTCACCCAATCGGCGGTGCGCACCCTGACCACCGATGGCCGCGGCGACCGCGCCAGCTTGGTCGATGTGCTGAACCGCTCGCTGGCGGGCAATATGCGGCGCATGGGCAGCGGCAAGAACCTGACCTTCGCCCTGATCGACTACCAGCCCCGGCCCGAGGGCGGCGGCGCCATGCGGGTGATCGGCCAGCACGAAAGCCTGATCGTCATCCGCACCGATGGCCGGGTCGAGGAACTCGACACCCTGATGCTCGGCATGCCGCTTGGGTTGGTCGACGATATGCGCACCTATCTCGACGAAGCCGCCCTCAGCCTGGAGCCGGGCGATATGGTGGTGCTCTATACCGACGGCATCACCGAAGCCGCCGATACCGGCGATCGCCTGTACGGCATGGACCGCCTGAAGGCCACCTGCCTTGCCCATCGCACCGAAACCAGCGGCGCCATCAAAGACGCGGTGATCGCCGATGTCCGCGCCCATATCGGCGAGCGGGCG
- a CDS encoding slr1659 superfamily regulator → MDLISGENYHVRYDPTRSLVAISGILRLNGMSEYEPITAVLRQALAQNEILTIDLTELEFLNSSGIAMLSKFVIEARAHEGGSLTVLGSTAVAWQGKSLVNLKRLLPTLKLDFQ, encoded by the coding sequence ATGGACCTGATTTCCGGTGAAAATTACCACGTACGCTATGATCCGACCCGCAGTCTGGTGGCGATCAGCGGGATCCTCCGCCTCAATGGCATGTCCGAATACGAGCCGATCACCGCCGTTCTCCGCCAAGCCCTGGCGCAGAACGAAATCCTGACCATCGACCTGACCGAACTGGAATTCCTCAACAGTTCGGGTATCGCCATGCTTTCGAAATTCGTGATCGAGGCGCGCGCCCACGAAGGAGGATCGCTCACCGTCCTCGGCTCGACCGCCGTCGCTTGGCAGGGGAAATCCCTGGTCAATCTCAAACGCCTGTTACCCACCCTCAAGCTGGACTTCCAGTGA
- a CDS encoding DUF6272 family protein, which translates to MIEQIGSVEEADAGKVLESLVLSFSPSLLPLRQRWRNNGLSADFLGDYVTTFFPGAGDDTTTADRQKHAKAAVSYIANELLENAMKYSAAESTRPITITLSLEAERITFIETNPVSRARAATFHSYATELIASDPMEMYLRILEEERSDDDGSGLGLITMINDYNASLSWRFEDPGEDTVMVSTIVQIPV; encoded by the coding sequence ATGATCGAGCAGATCGGCAGCGTCGAAGAAGCCGACGCAGGAAAAGTCCTGGAGAGCCTTGTTCTCAGCTTTTCACCCAGCTTGTTGCCCCTGCGCCAGCGCTGGCGCAACAACGGGCTCTCGGCGGATTTCCTGGGCGACTACGTGACCACCTTCTTTCCCGGGGCGGGCGATGACACGACGACGGCCGATCGCCAGAAGCACGCCAAGGCGGCGGTCAGCTATATCGCCAATGAACTGCTTGAAAACGCCATGAAATACAGCGCGGCCGAATCCACCCGGCCGATCACCATCACGCTGAGCCTGGAAGCCGAGCGCATCACCTTCATCGAGACCAATCCGGTCAGCCGGGCCCGCGCCGCGACGTTCCACAGCTACGCCACCGAGCTGATCGCCAGCGATCCGATGGAGATGTACCTGCGTATCCTTGAAGAGGAACGTAGCGACGATGACGGATCCGGGCTTGGTTTGATAACAATGATCAACGATTATAACGCGAGCCTGTCCTGGCGATTCGAGGATCCGGGAGAGGACACCGTAATGGTCTCGACCATCGTCCAAATCCCCGTTTGA
- a CDS encoding GGDEF domain-containing protein codes for MASEIKKLRHKIETLEQQNSDLEIALTTAVEHGDAIESELFSTNDRLRGEVRERVIAERRLSKVLTVVSQQKDDLEVLVQTITEHSDEIDTQWLSRYSEVEALARLDPLTSIANRRMLDSALEQEWTRSLRSGSPLSVAMCDLDLFKAYNDRYGHNRGDQVLIAFAEILRGCSRRPPDLPARVGGEEFLILFPETDLAGARQVAEAIRLALWTLAIPHADSPHGRVTVSIGLACVFPRPEGDPADLIAQADFRLYEAKAHNRNTVRA; via the coding sequence ATGGCATCTGAAATCAAGAAGCTTCGCCATAAGATTGAAACCCTGGAACAGCAAAACAGCGATCTGGAAATCGCCCTGACGACGGCGGTCGAGCATGGCGATGCCATCGAGTCGGAGCTGTTTTCGACCAATGACCGGTTGCGCGGCGAAGTCCGCGAACGGGTCATCGCCGAGCGGCGCCTGTCCAAGGTGTTGACGGTGGTCAGCCAGCAGAAAGACGATCTGGAGGTTCTGGTCCAGACCATCACCGAACATAGCGACGAGATCGATACCCAGTGGCTGAGCCGCTATTCCGAGGTCGAGGCGCTGGCCCGGCTCGACCCGCTGACCTCGATCGCCAACCGTCGCATGCTTGATAGCGCCCTTGAACAGGAATGGACGCGCAGCCTGCGCAGCGGCTCGCCGCTGTCGGTGGCGATGTGCGACCTTGACCTGTTCAAGGCTTATAATGACCGATATGGTCACAACCGCGGGGATCAGGTGCTGATCGCCTTCGCCGAGATCCTGAGAGGCTGCAGTCGCCGCCCCCCCGATCTTCCCGCCCGTGTCGGCGGCGAGGAGTTTCTTATTCTTTTCCCCGAGACCGATCTGGCCGGGGCCAGACAGGTGGCGGAAGCTATCCGCCTTGCCCTGTGGACTTTGGCGATCCCCCATGCCGACTCCCCCCACGGCCGGGTGACCGTCAGCATCGGTTTGGCCTGCGTCTTCCCCCGGCCCGAGGGGGATCCGGCCGATCTGATCGCCCAGGCCGACTTCCGGCTTTATGAAGCCAAAGCCCATAACCGCAATACCGTTCGCGCCTGA
- a CDS encoding SlyX family protein → MPSALESRLIDLESRLTHQEAMVDDLSDVIAAQDRTIARLVVQIRHLAGALRDVELGSIGSPADDKPPPHY, encoded by the coding sequence ATGCCAAGCGCCCTGGAATCGCGCCTGATCGATCTGGAAAGCCGGTTGACCCATCAAGAGGCGATGGTTGATGATCTCTCCGATGTTATCGCCGCCCAGGATCGGACGATCGCGCGGCTGGTCGTGCAAATCCGCCATTTGGCCGGGGCGCTGCGCGATGTGGAGTTGGGCTCCATCGGCTCGCCGGCCGACGATAAACCGCCGCCCCATTATTGA